In Opitutus sp., one genomic interval encodes:
- a CDS encoding DDE transposase family protein yields MIRGHWAGVENRNHWRRDALFGEDQSRTRNVNALANLALLRSAVLRLFASFFPSSSTPSIIETLHSNPSRCLSLASNLPR; encoded by the coding sequence TTGATCCGCGGTCACTGGGCCGGAGTTGAAAACCGCAACCACTGGCGCCGCGACGCCCTCTTCGGCGAGGACCAGTCTCGCACTCGCAACGTCAATGCCCTAGCCAACCTGGCCCTGCTTCGTAGTGCCGTCCTGCGCCTGTTCGCCTCCTTTTTTCCTTCCTCCTCGACTCCTTCCATCATCGAAACTCTCCACTCAAATCCCTCTCGCTGTCTCTCCCTTGCCTCAAACCTTCCTCGCTAA
- a CDS encoding ISAs1 family transposase: MNSEPDEAKSAKTGDRQLQVRVATTDEQEWFDQQLREKHYLGPGQPVGDYLRQVVERGGQAVALLVWGPASYALKDRDLWIGWSATTRVERLSLIVQNRRFLLLTPKGSEPNLASQVLGLVLRELAGHWHGEFGYTPLLAETFTDPECFEGTCYKASNWTAVGTSAGYSRHRADFYVANDSPKKLWMRELKANARGCLRGADLPEEHRAGLRAAPSGTMPLRVAQMCSLLELLRTVPDPRGANTTFRIGPVLTLVAMALMAGRREIAEIARFATTLSQAQRRELCLPRKAGTKAFWSVPGYGVFYQVLTRLDPTCFAEKLSGWLAAQAGNLPLALAMDGKMIRNQVGLLTLADHEDGTPYTVAVIDQKEGTARSEQPSATQAILNGPALDEKLITADALHCQKDTARAIVERGGDYLLQLKGNQPKMHACAQACDLPGSPFLPTPNLATDASTSGS; the protein is encoded by the coding sequence ATGAACTCTGAACCAGACGAAGCGAAGAGCGCAAAAACGGGGGACCGGCAATTGCAGGTGCGGGTGGCCACAACCGATGAGCAGGAGTGGTTCGACCAGCAGCTGCGCGAGAAGCATTATCTAGGGCCAGGGCAGCCGGTGGGAGACTACCTGAGGCAGGTGGTCGAACGAGGCGGGCAGGCGGTGGCCCTGTTGGTGTGGGGCCCGGCGAGCTATGCACTCAAAGACCGGGATCTATGGATTGGCTGGAGTGCTACCACGCGGGTGGAGCGGCTCAGTCTGATTGTGCAGAACAGGAGATTCCTTCTGCTCACCCCGAAGGGTTCCGAGCCGAACCTGGCTTCGCAGGTGCTCGGGTTGGTGCTGCGAGAACTCGCAGGGCATTGGCACGGCGAGTTTGGTTACACCCCGCTGCTCGCCGAAACCTTTACCGATCCGGAGTGCTTTGAGGGGACCTGCTACAAGGCGAGCAACTGGACGGCTGTGGGCACGAGTGCCGGTTACAGTCGGCACCGGGCGGACTTTTACGTGGCCAACGACAGTCCCAAGAAGCTGTGGATGCGCGAGCTCAAGGCTAACGCGCGAGGCTGCTTGCGCGGGGCGGATTTACCCGAGGAGCACCGGGCCGGGCTGCGAGCAGCCCCCTCGGGCACGATGCCACTGCGAGTCGCGCAAATGTGCAGCCTGCTGGAGCTCTTGCGCACGGTGCCCGACCCGCGCGGGGCCAACACCACGTTTCGTATCGGCCCAGTGCTCACGCTGGTGGCCATGGCACTGATGGCCGGCCGGCGCGAAATCGCCGAGATCGCGCGCTTTGCCACCACCCTCAGCCAAGCCCAGCGCCGCGAGCTGTGCCTGCCGCGCAAGGCCGGGACGAAAGCTTTCTGGTCGGTGCCTGGGTACGGTGTTTTTTATCAGGTCCTCACCCGGCTCGATCCGACCTGCTTCGCCGAAAAACTCAGTGGCTGGCTGGCCGCCCAGGCCGGCAATTTACCCCTGGCCCTAGCCATGGACGGCAAGATGATCCGCAATCAAGTGGGCCTGCTGACCCTGGCCGACCACGAGGACGGAACGCCGTATACGGTGGCGGTCATCGACCAAAAAGAGGGTACCGCTCGCAGCGAACAACCCAGCGCTACCCAGGCGATCCTCAACGGTCCGGCCCTGGACGAAAAACTGATCACCGCCGACGCCCTGCACTGCCAAAAAGACACGGCTCGTGCCATCGTCGAACGCGGCGGCGATTACCTGCTGCAACTGAAGGGTAACCAGCCCAAGATGCACGCCTGCGCTCAGGCCTGCGATCTCCCTGGCTCCCCTTTTTTGCCCACACCGAACCTGGCCACGGACGCATCAACCAGTGGGAGTTGA
- a CDS encoding amidohydrolase family protein — protein MILAQDEPHRDDGTVIADTGSFYVPNDYVLGLARTHAEFLPAVSIHPARPDALAELDRCLEGGAVMLKCLPNCQNMDWNDRRYRPFLERMAESGLILLAHTGSERTMPVLRPDLAAPRVLTQALEIGVTCIAAHCGTGMIALDPDYFDEFVAMTKRYPNLYGDNSALAGLSLRFRPRQMRRILEDEELAARILYGSDLPVPPSGLVMAAFGMIEWDDYRASRRHVNPLARDVMLKRALGFSPESETRLATLLRTPHLAPGLRKR, from the coding sequence GTGATTCTCGCCCAGGACGAACCCCACCGCGACGACGGCACGGTGATCGCCGACACCGGCTCCTTTTACGTGCCCAATGACTACGTACTCGGGCTCGCCCGCACCCACGCGGAATTCCTGCCCGCCGTCTCGATTCATCCCGCCCGGCCGGATGCATTAGCCGAACTGGACCGCTGCTTGGAGGGCGGGGCGGTCATGCTGAAGTGCCTGCCTAATTGCCAAAACATGGATTGGAATGACCGGCGTTACCGGCCGTTTTTGGAGCGTATGGCTGAATCCGGACTGATTCTGCTCGCGCACACCGGCAGCGAACGGACCATGCCCGTGCTGCGCCCCGACCTCGCGGCGCCCCGGGTGTTGACCCAAGCGCTTGAAATCGGCGTCACCTGTATCGCGGCGCACTGTGGCACAGGCATGATCGCGCTTGATCCCGATTATTTCGACGAGTTCGTCGCCATGACGAAACGCTACCCGAACCTTTATGGGGATAACAGCGCCCTCGCCGGCCTCAGCCTGCGCTTCCGACCCCGGCAGATGCGACGAATTCTTGAGGACGAGGAACTGGCGGCGCGCATCCTTTATGGCAGCGATTTACCCGTGCCCCCGAGCGGACTGGTGATGGCGGCTTTTGGCATGATCGAATGGGACGATTATCGGGCCTCGCGCCGCCATGTGAATCCCTTGGCGCGGGATGTGATGTTAAAGCGGGCCCTCGGATTCAGTCCGGAGAGCGAGACGCGCTTGGCGACGCTGTTGCGCACGCCACACCTGGCGCCGGGGTTACGTAAAAGATAA
- a CDS encoding glutamate synthase subunit beta → MGKPTGFLEYLREIPADRPPLERVRDWNEFHLHMEEKKLKNQGARCMDCGVPFCHTGKLIGGMASGCPINNLIPEFNDLVFRGLWKEALERLHKTNNFPEFTGRVCPAPCEGSCVLGLNNPPVTIKNIEYSIIEKGWDEGWVVPTAPRSRTGKKVAVIGSGPAGLSAAAQLNAAGHTVTVFERADRPGGLLMYGIPNMKLDKKDVVLRRIQLMEQEGITFVCNANIGVTHDVADLRKGFDALVFATGATLPRDLPIEGRSYTGVHFAMEYLTANTKAVLAGDPSTSPISAKDKDVIVIGGGDTGTDCVGSALRQGCRSVTQIEILPKPALERQADNPWPEWPKTYKMDYGQEEAAARYGSDPRVYLTTVKKFSADANGHVESLVTVEIKWGKNDNGQFVPQEQAGTEKTRQAQLVLLAMGFLGPEQVVLKALGLEADARSNIKAEHNVHTTSVPGVFAAGDCRRGQSLVVWAINEGRAAARECDRYLMGATMLP, encoded by the coding sequence ATGGGCAAACCTACCGGCTTCCTCGAATACCTGCGCGAAATCCCCGCCGACCGTCCTCCGCTTGAGCGGGTGCGCGACTGGAACGAGTTCCACCTCCACATGGAGGAGAAGAAACTCAAAAATCAGGGCGCCCGCTGCATGGATTGCGGCGTGCCCTTCTGCCACACCGGCAAACTCATCGGCGGCATGGCCTCCGGTTGCCCGATCAATAACCTCATTCCCGAGTTCAACGACTTGGTGTTCCGCGGCCTGTGGAAAGAGGCGCTCGAGCGTCTGCACAAGACCAACAACTTCCCCGAGTTCACCGGCCGCGTCTGCCCCGCGCCCTGCGAAGGCTCCTGCGTGCTCGGCCTGAACAACCCGCCCGTCACGATCAAGAACATCGAGTACTCGATTATCGAAAAGGGCTGGGACGAGGGCTGGGTTGTCCCCACCGCGCCCCGCAGTCGCACCGGTAAAAAGGTCGCCGTGATCGGCTCCGGCCCCGCCGGTCTGTCCGCCGCCGCCCAGCTCAATGCCGCCGGCCACACCGTCACCGTGTTTGAACGCGCCGACCGTCCGGGCGGCCTGCTCATGTACGGCATCCCCAACATGAAGTTGGATAAAAAGGACGTCGTGCTGCGCCGTATCCAGTTGATGGAGCAGGAAGGCATCACCTTCGTGTGCAACGCCAACATCGGCGTGACCCACGACGTGGCTGACCTGCGCAAGGGTTTCGACGCGCTGGTGTTTGCCACCGGGGCGACCCTGCCGCGCGATTTGCCGATCGAAGGCCGCAGCTACACCGGCGTGCACTTCGCGATGGAGTACCTCACGGCCAACACCAAGGCGGTTCTCGCCGGCGATCCCTCGACCAGCCCGATCAGCGCCAAGGACAAGGACGTGATCGTGATCGGTGGCGGCGACACCGGCACCGACTGCGTGGGCTCGGCCCTGCGCCAGGGCTGCCGCAGCGTTACCCAAATCGAGATCCTGCCCAAGCCCGCGCTGGAGCGCCAGGCCGACAACCCCTGGCCGGAGTGGCCAAAAACCTACAAGATGGACTACGGCCAGGAAGAGGCCGCCGCCCGTTACGGTTCCGACCCCCGCGTCTATTTGACCACGGTGAAAAAGTTCAGCGCCGACGCCAACGGCCACGTTGAGTCGTTGGTCACGGTGGAAATCAAGTGGGGCAAGAACGACAATGGCCAGTTCGTGCCGCAGGAGCAGGCCGGCACCGAGAAGACGCGTCAGGCGCAACTGGTGCTGCTGGCGATGGGCTTCCTCGGGCCGGAGCAGGTGGTGCTGAAGGCGCTCGGACTGGAGGCGGATGCGCGCAGCAACATCAAGGCGGAGCACAACGTGCACACGACGAGTGTGCCGGGCGTGTTTGCGGCGGGCGACTGCCGCCGCGGCCAGAGCTTGGTGGTCTGGGCGATCAACGAAGGCCGTGCGGCCGCGCGCGAGTGCGACCGTTACCTGATGGGCGCGACCATGCTGCCGTAA